In the genome of Polaribacter atrinae, one region contains:
- a CDS encoding SCO family protein gives MNNMKIKSIFLLIIICISCKKEADIDKSKTLPFYNSEDFTPEWISPSDLKYKEIHTIAPFEFTNQNGEKITNKDFEGKIYIADFFFTTCPSICTILAKNMGAIQELYKEDNDIMLLSHSVMPWVDSVEKIKEYATEKKAIHNKWHLVTGDREEIYNIARTSYFADEDFKKTKDESEFIHTENFVLIDKKGRIRGVYNGTLSLEVQRLKRHIEILRREN, from the coding sequence ATGAATAACATGAAAATTAAATCGATATTTCTACTTATCATTATCTGTATTTCTTGTAAAAAAGAAGCAGATATAGATAAATCTAAAACACTACCCTTTTATAATTCAGAAGATTTTACGCCAGAATGGATTTCTCCTTCAGACTTAAAATATAAAGAGATTCATACAATTGCTCCGTTTGAATTTACAAATCAGAATGGAGAAAAAATCACCAATAAAGATTTTGAAGGGAAAATTTATATAGCAGATTTCTTTTTTACAACGTGTCCTAGTATTTGTACCATTTTAGCTAAAAATATGGGTGCAATTCAAGAACTATATAAAGAAGACAATGATATAATGTTACTATCACACTCAGTTATGCCTTGGGTAGATTCTGTAGAGAAAATCAAGGAATATGCAACAGAAAAAAAGGCTATTCATAATAAATGGCATTTAGTAACTGGCGATAGAGAAGAGATATACAACATTGCAAGAACTTCTTATTTTGCAGATGAAGATTTTAAAAAGACAAAAGATGAAAGTGAATTTATTCATACAGAGAATTTTGTATTAATAGATAAAAAAGGGAGAATTAGAGGTGTCTATAATGGAACTTTATCGTTAGAGGTTCAGCGTTTAAAAAGACACATAGAAATTCTTAGAAGAGAAAATTAG
- a CDS encoding EF-hand domain-containing protein, whose protein sequence is MKNSVNKVIGTFSLVLLISTATFAQQGNSDEKPKGPPTFKQLLKEFDANEDGKISQKEVKGPLAEDFKKIDIDEDGFISEKELKNAPKPERRDRPRN, encoded by the coding sequence ATGAAAAATTCAGTAAATAAAGTAATTGGTACTTTCTCGTTAGTTTTATTAATTTCTACAGCAACTTTTGCACAACAAGGTAATTCTGATGAAAAACCAAAAGGACCTCCAACATTTAAACAACTTCTAAAAGAATTTGATGCCAATGAAGACGGTAAAATTTCTCAAAAAGAAGTAAAAGGACCTTTGGCAGAAGATTTTAAAAAAATAGATATCGATGAAGATGGTTTTATTTCAGAAAAAGAATTGAAAAATGCTCCGAAACCAGAGAGAAGAGATAGACCAAGAAATTAA
- a CDS encoding CotH kinase family protein, whose amino-acid sequence MKNQRFYGIKKLSLKNNYDDSSMLREKVATDVFRNVGLVASHTAFYTLYVDHGDGPQYFGLYTLVEEVDGSVLETQFADDDGNLYKPDGDAASFASGSFDEDEYVKKNNEDEADFSGVQSLLSIINDGTRTTDPEAWRTNLDAVFDTDIFLKYLAVNTVVQNWDTYGRMTHNYFLYNDPATSKLTWIPWDHNEALQTGKMGGSLPLNFSGLTASQWPLIGYMYQDEVYKEKYDAYVEEVINGAFNESTIQALYTSYAALVEEYATSEVSGYTFLNSSSDFQSAVSQLKSHATMV is encoded by the coding sequence ATAAAAAATCAACGTTTTTACGGAATTAAGAAATTAAGTCTTAAAAATAATTATGATGATAGCTCTATGTTAAGAGAAAAAGTAGCTACAGATGTATTTAGAAATGTAGGCTTAGTTGCTTCTCATACCGCTTTTTATACTTTATATGTAGATCATGGAGATGGACCACAGTATTTTGGATTGTATACTTTAGTAGAAGAGGTAGATGGTAGTGTTTTAGAAACTCAATTTGCAGATGATGACGGTAACCTTTACAAGCCAGATGGTGATGCAGCAAGTTTTGCAAGTGGTTCTTTTGATGAAGATGAATATGTAAAGAAGAACAATGAAGATGAGGCAGATTTTTCTGGTGTACAAAGCCTTTTATCAATTATAAACGACGGTACAAGAACTACAGATCCTGAAGCTTGGAGAACCAATTTAGATGCTGTTTTTGATACAGACATCTTTTTAAAATATTTGGCAGTAAACACAGTGGTTCAAAATTGGGATACGTATGGTAGAATGACACATAACTATTTCTTATACAATGATCCGGCTACGAGTAAATTAACATGGATTCCTTGGGATCATAATGAAGCTTTACAAACTGGTAAAATGGGAGGTTCTTTACCTTTAAATTTCTCTGGCTTAACAGCGTCTCAATGGCCTTTAATCGGATATATGTATCAAGATGAGGTTTATAAAGAAAAGTATGATGCGTATGTAGAAGAGGTTATAAATGGTGCGTTTAATGAAAGTACAATTCAGGCTTTATATACAAGTTATGCTGCTTTGGTAGAAGAATATGCAACATCAGAAGTTAGTGGGTATACTTTTTTAAATAGTAGTTCAGATTTTCAATCGGCAGTTAGCCAGTTAAAATCACATGCTACAATGGTTTAA
- the murB gene encoding UDP-N-acetylmuramate dehydrogenase, with protein MNIQENISLKNYNTFGLSVNAKRFISVDSVYQLQQLLKVEKDLFLISGGSNMLLTKDIEKLVVHIDIKGISIDNENENAAYITVNAGENWHEFVLWCVSENYGGIENLSLIPGNVGTCPIQNIGAYGVEVKDTITKVEALEIETGKLVQFSNEVCNFGYRNSIFKNEEKGKYIITSVSFKLTKNNHNLNSSYGAIETELTSKNIHKPTLKDISDAVIAIRKSKLPDPKQIGNSGSFFKNPIITTTQFLELQKDFPTIPSYKISDTEVKVPAGWLIEQAGFKGKRFGNYGVHEKQALVLVNYGNATGKEIYQLAKKIKETIFSKFGISLEIEVNIIA; from the coding sequence ATGAATATTCAAGAAAACATATCACTAAAAAATTACAATACGTTTGGTCTTTCTGTTAATGCAAAACGTTTTATTTCTGTTGATTCTGTATATCAATTACAACAACTTTTAAAAGTTGAAAAAGACCTCTTTTTAATTTCTGGTGGAAGTAATATGTTGCTTACAAAAGATATTGAAAAACTAGTGGTTCATATAGATATTAAAGGAATTTCTATTGATAATGAAAATGAAAACGCTGCATACATTACAGTAAATGCTGGTGAAAATTGGCATGAATTTGTTTTGTGGTGTGTTTCTGAAAACTATGGTGGTATAGAAAATTTATCATTAATTCCGGGTAACGTAGGCACCTGCCCTATTCAGAATATTGGTGCGTATGGCGTAGAGGTAAAAGATACCATTACAAAAGTAGAAGCATTAGAAATTGAAACAGGTAAACTAGTTCAGTTTTCTAACGAAGTTTGTAATTTTGGTTATAGAAACTCCATTTTTAAAAATGAAGAAAAAGGGAAATATATTATTACTTCTGTCAGTTTTAAGTTGACAAAAAACAATCATAACCTAAACTCTTCATACGGAGCTATAGAAACAGAATTAACATCTAAAAATATACACAAACCGACTTTAAAAGATATTTCTGATGCTGTAATTGCTATTCGAAAATCGAAGCTTCCAGATCCGAAGCAAATAGGAAACAGCGGTAGTTTCTTTAAGAATCCTATAATTACTACCACTCAGTTTTTAGAGCTACAAAAAGACTTTCCAACCATACCAAGTTATAAAATTTCTGATACTGAAGTTAAAGTTCCTGCAGGTTGGTTAATAGAACAAGCAGGTTTTAAAGGAAAACGTTTTGGCAATTATGGCGTTCATGAAAAACAAGCCTTGGTTTTAGTTAACTATGGTAATGCCACTGGGAAAGAGATTTATCAGCTTGCTAAAAAAATAAAAGAAACCATCTTTAGTAAATTTGGTATTTCTTTAGAAATTGAGGTAAATATTATTGCATAA
- a CDS encoding GNAT family N-acetyltransferase, with protein sequence MIKIVKVGIEHAELIAEIGKKAFLESHGHSASVEDMNSFISKTYNKESISKEFENTKVQYHLIYSNDIVAGYSKIELSCANQDINELNVTKLDRLYLLKEFYGQKLGAKLLEFNIQLSKKNNQKGIWLAVWTENQTAINFYTKIGYKIVGEYSFKLSETKSNPNHIMFLKYE encoded by the coding sequence ATGATTAAAATAGTAAAAGTAGGTATTGAGCATGCAGAATTAATTGCAGAAATTGGAAAAAAAGCATTTTTAGAATCTCATGGACATAGTGCTTCAGTAGAAGACATGAATAGTTTTATTTCTAAGACTTACAATAAAGAAAGTATATCTAAAGAGTTTGAGAATACTAAGGTTCAATATCATCTTATTTACTCTAATGATATCGTTGCTGGGTATTCTAAAATAGAATTGAGCTGTGCTAACCAAGATATTAATGAGTTAAACGTTACAAAATTAGACCGTTTATACCTTCTAAAAGAGTTCTACGGACAAAAACTTGGTGCTAAACTATTAGAATTTAATATTCAATTGTCAAAAAAAAATAATCAGAAAGGTATTTGGTTAGCAGTCTGGACAGAAAACCAAACTGCTATAAATTTTTATACCAAAATCGGATATAAAATTGTAGGAGAATATAGCTTCAAACTATCAGAAACAAAATCAAACCCTAATCATATAATGTTTCTTAAATATGAGTAA
- a CDS encoding pyridoxal phosphate-dependent aminotransferase, whose protein sequence is MPAISKKGLKMPESPIRKLVPYAEDAKKRGVKVFHLNIGQPDIKTPQVALDAVKNNTITTLAYARSEGSEEYRNKLVSYYKKHNVNVTADNIVITTGGSEALLFTIGSITDPGDEIIIPEPFYANYNGFSTASGVTVVPVISKIENNFALPKIEDFEKLITKKTKAILICNPGNPTGYLYSKEEIEKLKKIVLKHDLFLIADEVYREFTYDGLQHTSVMALDGLEQNSIIIDSVSKRYSMCGARIGCIVSKNEDFIKTAIKFAQARLSPPTYALIASEAALDTPQQYFDDVKEEYVDRRNTLIAELNKIEGVKVANPKGAFYCVAELPIKDSDNFAKWLLEDFNLNNETVMVAPASGFYSTEGEGKNQIRMAYVLNKSDLIRSVEILGEALKVYKN, encoded by the coding sequence ATGCCTGCAATATCTAAGAAAGGATTAAAAATGCCAGAATCACCAATTAGAAAATTGGTACCATATGCCGAAGATGCTAAAAAAAGAGGTGTTAAAGTATTCCATTTAAATATAGGTCAACCAGATATAAAAACACCACAAGTTGCTTTAGATGCTGTAAAAAACAATACAATTACAACATTAGCGTATGCACGTTCTGAAGGTTCTGAAGAATATAGAAACAAACTTGTTTCTTATTATAAAAAACACAATGTTAATGTAACTGCAGACAATATTGTAATTACAACTGGTGGTTCTGAAGCCTTGCTTTTTACTATTGGTAGTATTACAGATCCGGGAGATGAAATTATAATCCCAGAACCATTTTACGCAAATTACAACGGATTTTCTACCGCTTCTGGAGTTACAGTTGTTCCTGTAATTTCTAAAATTGAAAATAATTTTGCATTGCCAAAAATTGAAGATTTTGAGAAATTAATCACAAAAAAAACCAAAGCAATATTAATTTGTAACCCCGGTAACCCTACCGGATATTTATACTCAAAAGAAGAGATTGAGAAATTAAAGAAAATTGTTTTAAAACATGATTTATTTTTAATTGCTGATGAAGTGTATAGAGAATTTACCTACGATGGTTTACAACATACTTCTGTAATGGCCTTAGATGGTTTAGAGCAAAATTCTATTATTATAGATTCTGTTTCTAAACGTTATAGTATGTGTGGAGCAAGAATTGGTTGTATTGTTTCTAAAAACGAAGATTTTATAAAAACAGCTATTAAATTTGCCCAAGCACGTTTAAGTCCACCAACATACGCATTAATTGCCAGTGAAGCTGCTTTAGATACTCCTCAACAATATTTTGATGATGTAAAAGAAGAATATGTAGACAGAAGAAATACTTTAATTGCAGAGTTGAATAAAATTGAAGGAGTAAAAGTTGCCAACCCAAAAGGTGCTTTTTACTGTGTTGCTGAGTTGCCTATTAAAGATTCTGATAACTTTGCAAAATGGTTATTAGAAGATTTTAATTTGAATAACGAAACCGTTATGGTAGCACCTGCAAGCGGATTTTATTCTACGGAAGGTGAAGGTAAAAACCAAATTAGAATGGCTTATGTTTTAAACAAAAGTGATTTAATTAGATCTGTAGAAATTTTAGGAGAAGCTTTAAAAGTGTATAAAAACTAG
- a CDS encoding aspartyl protease family protein: MIKIYALIIASFLFSLTANSQTAFRFNEKNKHSQQIKFRLINNLIVIPLEINGKELSFILDTGVNKTILFNLSEKDSVSLLNTTKVKLRGLGNGDAVDAIISTNNTFKIKDLVSNNETVYVILKDFFDLSSKMGTTIHGIIGYRLLKNTIIKVNYKTQRIYFYNPKTYTYKKCKKCETIPFQFHRKKPYIDAKVRIDTVGSKFVNVRLLVDSGGSDAMWLFENSKRAIKTPKRFFNDLLGEGLSGPIYGNRSRVPKFKMGRFVIENPTVSFLDSVSTHNARKFKERNGSVGGGVLSRFKVWIDYPNKIITLKKNGSLNSGFNYNMSGLDIVYNGKQLVKEEIAEKHKNVNDYEMPANNSVSFVTKYSFNFKPSFMIRRVVKNSAAEKAGLLKGDVILKINGRQAHDLKLDDIIYKFQERVKKKIRITIKRNGVKMEFEFRLEKKI; encoded by the coding sequence TTGATAAAAATATATGCTCTTATAATAGCTTCATTTTTATTTTCATTGACAGCTAATTCTCAAACGGCTTTTAGATTTAATGAAAAAAATAAGCATAGCCAACAAATTAAATTTAGGTTGATTAATAATTTGATTGTAATTCCTTTAGAAATTAATGGTAAAGAATTGTCGTTTATTTTAGATACTGGAGTTAATAAAACTATTTTATTTAATTTATCAGAAAAGGATAGTGTTAGTTTGTTAAATACCACAAAAGTTAAGTTACGTGGTTTAGGTAATGGGGATGCTGTAGATGCTATTATTTCTACAAATAACACTTTTAAAATAAAGGATTTAGTAAGTAATAATGAAACTGTTTATGTTATTCTAAAAGATTTTTTTGATTTATCGAGTAAAATGGGAACAACTATTCATGGAATAATTGGGTATCGTTTATTAAAAAATACAATTATAAAAGTTAACTATAAAACACAAAGAATTTATTTTTATAATCCTAAAACTTATACCTACAAGAAGTGTAAAAAATGTGAAACAATTCCGTTTCAATTTCATAGAAAGAAACCATACATAGATGCTAAAGTTCGTATAGATACTGTGGGAAGTAAATTTGTAAACGTAAGATTATTAGTAGATTCAGGTGGTAGTGATGCTATGTGGCTTTTCGAAAACTCTAAAAGAGCGATTAAAACACCAAAACGTTTTTTTAACGACCTTTTGGGAGAAGGATTAAGTGGGCCTATTTATGGAAATAGAAGTAGAGTTCCTAAATTTAAAATGGGGCGTTTTGTAATTGAAAATCCTACAGTTTCTTTTTTAGATTCTGTCTCTACACACAATGCAAGAAAATTTAAGGAAAGAAATGGTAGTGTTGGTGGCGGTGTATTAAGTCGGTTTAAAGTTTGGATTGATTACCCGAATAAAATAATCACTCTAAAAAAGAATGGTTCTCTTAATTCGGGGTTTAATTATAACATGAGTGGTTTAGATATAGTGTATAACGGAAAACAATTGGTAAAAGAAGAAATAGCAGAAAAACATAAGAATGTTAATGATTATGAAATGCCTGCTAATAATTCGGTTTCTTTTGTAACCAAATATTCCTTTAATTTTAAACCGTCATTTATGATTCGTCGTGTGGTTAAAAACTCAGCTGCTGAAAAAGCAGGTTTATTAAAAGGTGATGTAATTCTTAAAATAAATGGAAGACAAGCACACGACTTAAAGCTGGATGATATTATCTATAAATTTCAAGAAAGGGTTAAAAAGAAAATTCGAATTACAATTAAACGCAATGGCGTAAAAATGGAATTCGAATTTCGATTAGAAAAAAAAATATAG